A part of Quatrionicoccus australiensis genomic DNA contains:
- a CDS encoding SPOR domain-containing protein, whose amino-acid sequence MKKRARRRLVGAVAFVSVVAIVLPVVMDHEPRQAVQDVEIRIPGQDEKPFAPKFAAAPVEKAGEKPAEKAVEPVGKPAAEPLPVPAAAPAVVSGSKAPEVVKDKPAPTPAKALEKPAEKPTAKPEKSPEKAPAKSEKPAEKPAEKPVAKNDDAKRAAAILAGQAADTKPAAKSGEYLVLIGAFSNEANVKTLKAKLGEQGIKTFSEPLDTPQGKKTRLRAGPFPNREAAVKALEKMQHIGVSGVVAAKQ is encoded by the coding sequence ATGAAAAAACGTGCCCGACGCCGGCTGGTGGGCGCGGTCGCCTTCGTTTCCGTGGTTGCCATCGTGCTGCCCGTGGTCATGGATCACGAGCCGCGTCAGGCCGTGCAGGATGTCGAAATCCGCATTCCCGGGCAGGACGAAAAGCCGTTTGCGCCCAAGTTCGCTGCAGCACCGGTTGAAAAGGCTGGCGAAAAGCCTGCTGAGAAAGCCGTCGAGCCGGTAGGCAAGCCTGCCGCCGAGCCGCTTCCCGTACCCGCAGCTGCGCCGGCCGTTGTGTCGGGCAGCAAGGCACCCGAAGTCGTCAAGGACAAGCCGGCACCGACGCCGGCCAAAGCGCTTGAAAAACCGGCAGAAAAGCCAACAGCCAAGCCGGAAAAATCCCCGGAAAAGGCGCCAGCCAAGAGCGAGAAGCCAGCAGAAAAGCCGGCGGAAAAGCCCGTCGCCAAGAATGACGATGCCAAGCGCGCCGCCGCCATCCTGGCTGGCCAGGCTGCTGACACCAAGCCGGCCGCCAAGTCCGGCGAATATCTGGTGCTGATCGGGGCATTTTCCAATGAAGCCAATGTCAAAACCCTGAAAGCCAAACTGGGCGAGCAGGGCATCAAGACTTTCAGCGAACCGCTCGATACGCCGCAGGGCAAGAAGACGCGCCTGCGCGCCGGGCCCTTCCCGAATCGTGAAGCAGCCGTCAAGGCGCTGGAAAAAATGCAGCATATCGGTGTGTCCGGGGTTGTCGCGGCCAAGCAATGA
- a CDS encoding DEAD/DEAH box helicase: MHFTDLGLRAELLRAVSEQGYDTPTPIQQQAIPAVMTGQDLMATAQTGTGKTAGFTLPILHRLAGGPNDRLTRISKTPRVLVLTPTRELAIQVEESVRTYGKYLPINSLAVFGGVGINPQIANLRRGVDILVATPGRLLDHVQQRTVDLSAIEIFVLDEADRMLDMGFIRDIRKIIALLPKQRQNLMFSATFSPDIRELASGLLHNPASVDVAARNTAAETVTQRVIETNREQKKELLCHLFATRGWHQVLVFARTKHGADALSKTLDKAGIKSAAIHGDKSQGARTRALGDFKDGKLVALVATDIAARGIDIDALPYVINYELPNIAEDYVHRIGRTGRAGMEGEAISLVCHDERGSLKDIERLIKRTLEREVIEGFEPSATAAPRPVQPPRGARKPQPGRPQAQKTAQKPGGPQQHRTGSRHR; encoded by the coding sequence ATGCATTTCACCGATCTCGGCCTGCGCGCCGAACTTTTGCGCGCCGTCAGCGAACAGGGTTACGACACCCCGACTCCGATCCAGCAGCAAGCCATTCCCGCCGTGATGACTGGCCAGGACCTGATGGCTACGGCGCAGACCGGCACCGGCAAGACGGCCGGCTTCACGCTGCCCATCCTGCATCGTCTGGCCGGTGGCCCGAACGACCGCCTGACCCGCATTTCCAAGACGCCGCGCGTCCTGGTCCTGACCCCGACCCGCGAACTGGCCATCCAGGTCGAGGAAAGCGTGCGCACCTACGGCAAGTATCTGCCGATCAACTCGCTGGCTGTCTTCGGCGGCGTCGGCATCAATCCGCAGATCGCCAACCTGCGCCGTGGTGTCGATATCCTGGTCGCCACGCCGGGCCGTCTGCTCGACCACGTACAACAGCGCACGGTCGACCTCTCCGCCATCGAGATTTTCGTCCTCGACGAAGCCGACCGCATGCTCGACATGGGCTTCATCCGCGACATTCGCAAGATCATCGCCCTGCTGCCCAAGCAGCGCCAGAACCTGATGTTCTCGGCCACTTTCTCGCCGGACATCCGCGAACTGGCCAGCGGCCTGCTGCACAATCCGGCTTCGGTCGATGTCGCAGCGCGCAATACGGCGGCCGAAACGGTCACCCAGCGCGTCATCGAAACCAATCGCGAGCAGAAGAAAGAATTGCTCTGCCACCTCTTCGCAACGCGCGGCTGGCATCAGGTGCTGGTCTTCGCGCGCACCAAGCACGGTGCCGATGCCCTCTCCAAGACGCTGGACAAGGCCGGCATCAAGTCGGCGGCAATCCACGGCGACAAGTCGCAGGGCGCGCGTACCCGCGCTCTCGGTGATTTCAAGGACGGCAAGCTGGTGGCGCTGGTCGCAACCGACATCGCAGCACGCGGCATCGATATCGATGCGCTGCCCTACGTCATCAACTATGAGCTGCCCAATATCGCCGAAGACTACGTGCACCGCATCGGCCGTACCGGCCGGGCCGGCATGGAAGGCGAGGCGATTTCGCTGGTCTGCCACGACGAGCGCGGCAGCCTCAAGGACATCGAGCGCCTGATCAAACGCACGCTGGAGCGGGAAGTGATCGAGGGCTTCGAGCCGTCGGCGACCGCCGCGCCGCGTCCGGTGCAGCCGCCGCGTGGCGCGCGCAAGCCGCAGCCGGGTCGGCCGCAAGCACAAAAAACGGCCCAGAAACCGGGTGGACCGCAACAGCACCGTACCGGCAGCCGTCATCGTTAA
- the purF gene encoding amidophosphoribosyltransferase: MCGILGVMATSPVNQLLYDGLMVLQHRGQDAAGIATAEGNTFHLHKGPGLVRDVFRTRNMRALPGNWGIGHVRYPTAGSAYNFAESQPFYVNSPFGIVLGHNGNLTNAEQLKGEMFRLDRRHINTNSDSEVLLNVLAHELQSASHGYELDVDSIFQAVAGVHRRCRGAYAVVALIAGYGLLAFRDPYGIRPLVYGQNETPEGMEYLIASESVALDTLGFDMVRDIEPGEAVFVSLDHQLYSRQCAQQPTYAPCIFEYVYLARPDSVIDGVSVYESRLAMGESLAEKVKLHIPVDEIDVVIPIPDSSRPSAMQLAQVLGIPFREGFVKNRYVGRTFIMPGQAMRKKSVRQKLNTVGQEFKGKRVLLVDDSIVRGTTSREIVEMARAAGATKVYFASAAPPVRYPNVYGIDMPTRAELIATGRDDAGIAEEIGADALVYQDLDALKNSVTKLRADLTVFDASCFDGCYITGDIDEYYLDAVEGKRGGNKSGKNDEDGDGKASQQLVLQLASEAQD; encoded by the coding sequence ATGTGCGGGATTCTTGGCGTGATGGCGACATCACCGGTTAACCAGTTGCTCTATGATGGTCTGATGGTGCTCCAGCATCGCGGCCAGGATGCAGCCGGCATTGCAACGGCAGAGGGCAATACTTTCCATCTGCACAAGGGGCCGGGGCTGGTCCGCGACGTGTTCCGCACCCGCAACATGCGCGCTCTGCCGGGCAACTGGGGTATCGGCCACGTGCGTTACCCGACGGCCGGCTCGGCCTACAATTTTGCCGAATCGCAACCGTTCTACGTCAATTCGCCGTTCGGCATCGTGCTCGGTCACAACGGCAACCTGACCAATGCCGAACAGTTGAAGGGCGAAATGTTCCGCCTCGACCGTCGCCACATCAATACCAATTCCGATTCCGAAGTGCTGCTCAACGTGCTGGCACACGAGCTGCAATCGGCTTCGCATGGTTACGAGCTCGACGTGGACAGCATCTTCCAGGCGGTGGCCGGCGTGCATCGCCGTTGCCGTGGCGCTTACGCCGTGGTTGCGCTGATTGCCGGTTATGGCCTGCTCGCCTTCCGCGACCCCTACGGCATTCGCCCGCTGGTCTATGGCCAGAACGAAACACCGGAAGGCATGGAATACCTGATTGCTTCCGAGTCGGTGGCGCTTGATACCCTGGGTTTCGACATGGTGCGTGATATCGAACCCGGCGAAGCGGTCTTCGTCAGTCTCGATCACCAGCTGTACAGCCGTCAGTGCGCGCAGCAGCCGACCTACGCGCCGTGCATTTTCGAATACGTCTATCTTGCCCGCCCGGATTCGGTGATCGATGGCGTTTCGGTCTACGAGTCGCGTCTGGCGATGGGCGAGTCGCTGGCCGAGAAGGTCAAGCTGCATATTCCGGTCGACGAAATCGACGTCGTCATTCCCATTCCCGATTCGAGCCGTCCGTCGGCAATGCAGCTGGCGCAGGTGCTGGGCATTCCGTTCCGCGAAGGCTTCGTCAAGAACCGCTATGTCGGCCGCACCTTCATCATGCCCGGCCAGGCGATGCGCAAGAAATCGGTGCGCCAGAAGCTGAATACCGTCGGTCAGGAATTCAAGGGCAAGCGCGTCCTGCTCGTTGACGACTCCATCGTGCGTGGCACGACCAGTCGCGAAATCGTCGAAATGGCGCGTGCCGCCGGTGCAACCAAGGTATATTTCGCCTCGGCCGCGCCTCCCGTGCGCTACCCCAATGTGTACGGCATCGACATGCCGACCCGCGCCGAACTGATCGCCACCGGGCGTGACGATGCCGGTATCGCCGAGGAAATTGGTGCCGATGCGCTGGTTTACCAGGATCTTGATGCCCTGAAGAATTCGGTGACCAAGCTGCGCGCCGACCTCACCGTGTTCGACGCCTCCTGTTTTGACGGCTGCTACATCACCGGTGACATCGACGAGTATTACCTCGATGCCGTCGAAGGCAAGCGCGGCGGCAACAAGTCGGGCAAGAACGACGAAGATGGCGACGGCAAGGCCTCGCAGCAACTGGTTTTGCAACTGGCTTCCGAGGCTCAGGACTGA
- the folC gene encoding bifunctional tetrahydrofolate synthase/dihydrofolate synthase encodes MNLNDWLAHLEGLHPKGQAGIELGLDRIRLVKDALGQTQHCPVIIVGGTNGKGSTCAYLENIIDRAGYKVGCYTSPHLLAYNERIRLNGKSVDDVALCAAFARVEAARQQAGDVALTYFEFGTLAAWEVFAAAGVEAAILEVGLGGRLDAVNAYEPDVSIVTTVALDHTDWLGPDRESIGFEKAGIYRAGKPAFCADPNPPHSLLDHAAAIGADLRLIGRDFGFERPPVESDENRLQWRWWCRSGERILKRALAYPGLRGPTQLFNATVVLAALEALGDKLPVTMQAIRPGLIETELAGRFQVVPGKPAIVLDVGHNPQAVKVLADNLSGMGFFDHTHAVVGMLNDKDIAGALAPLKDKVDFWHAATLTGPRGTSAEALGAVIAAAGLGGEVICHPSPEAAMQAAKGQAGESDRILAFGSFYTVAGALLVLRKKP; translated from the coding sequence ATGAACTTAAACGACTGGCTGGCCCATCTCGAAGGCCTGCACCCCAAGGGACAGGCCGGCATCGAACTGGGCCTCGACCGCATTCGCCTGGTCAAGGATGCGCTCGGCCAGACGCAGCACTGCCCGGTCATCATCGTTGGTGGTACCAATGGCAAGGGCTCGACCTGTGCCTATCTGGAAAACATCATCGATCGGGCGGGCTACAAGGTCGGCTGCTATACCTCGCCGCATCTGCTTGCCTATAACGAGCGGATACGCCTGAACGGCAAGTCGGTTGATGATGTCGCGCTGTGTGCTGCCTTTGCCCGTGTCGAGGCGGCGCGCCAGCAGGCCGGCGATGTGGCGCTGACCTATTTCGAATTTGGCACCCTGGCCGCCTGGGAAGTCTTTGCTGCCGCCGGTGTCGAGGCGGCGATTCTCGAAGTCGGTCTGGGTGGCCGGCTCGATGCGGTCAACGCTTACGAGCCGGATGTTTCCATCGTCACCACCGTGGCGCTTGATCATACCGACTGGCTGGGGCCGGACCGGGAAAGCATAGGTTTCGAGAAGGCCGGCATCTATCGCGCCGGCAAGCCGGCTTTTTGTGCCGATCCGAATCCGCCGCACAGCCTGCTCGATCACGCTGCCGCCATCGGTGCCGACCTGCGCCTGATCGGGCGCGATTTCGGCTTCGAGCGGCCGCCTGTCGAAAGCGATGAAAATCGCCTGCAATGGCGCTGGTGGTGCCGTTCCGGCGAGCGCATCCTGAAGCGGGCACTCGCTTACCCCGGTTTGCGCGGCCCGACCCAGCTATTCAACGCAACGGTTGTGCTCGCCGCACTTGAGGCGCTCGGCGACAAGTTGCCGGTGACCATGCAGGCGATTCGGCCCGGTCTGATCGAAACCGAGCTGGCCGGGCGTTTCCAGGTGGTGCCGGGCAAGCCGGCCATCGTGCTCGATGTCGGGCACAACCCGCAAGCGGTCAAGGTGCTGGCCGACAACCTGTCCGGCATGGGCTTTTTCGATCATACGCATGCCGTGGTCGGCATGCTCAACGACAAGGATATTGCCGGCGCGCTGGCGCCGCTCAAGGACAAGGTTGATTTCTGGCATGCAGCGACCTTGACCGGTCCGCGCGGTACGAGCGCCGAAGCGCTGGGTGCCGTGATTGCCGCAGCCGGTCTGGGTGGCGAAGTGATTTGCCACCCTTCACCTGAGGCGGCGATGCAGGCGGCCAAGGGGCAGGCCGGCGAAAGTGATAGAATTCTGGCCTTTGGATCGTTCTACACGGTTGCCGGAGCCCTTCTGGTGCTGCGTAAAAAGCCCTAG
- the trpB gene encoding tryptophan synthase subunit beta produces the protein MSHTPYSFPDARGHFGPYGGVFVAETLFGALDELKAAYAAAQADPAFRAEYEYELKHFVGRPSPIYHAKRWSDLLGGAQIYLKREDLNHTGAHKVNNCIGQAMLAKRMGKPRVIAETGAGQHGVATATVAARYGMECVVYMGSEDVRRQAANVYRMKLLGATVVPVESGSKTLKDALNEAMRDWVTNIHNTFYIIGTVAGPHPYPMLVRDFQKIIGEECLTQMPEMAGRQPDAVIAAVGGGSNAMGIFYPYINEENVRLIGVEAAGDGVETGRHAASLTAGVPGVLHGNRTYLLQDEDGQIIETHSISAGLDYPGVGPEHAWLKDLGRAEYVPINDAEALAAFHNLCRLEGIIPALESSHALAYAAKLAPTLPKDKILLVNLSGRGDKDMHTVAEKSGIQF, from the coding sequence ATGTCCCATACCCCTTATAGCTTTCCCGATGCCCGCGGCCATTTTGGTCCTTATGGCGGCGTCTTTGTTGCCGAGACCCTGTTCGGCGCCCTCGATGAGCTGAAAGCCGCCTACGCCGCGGCGCAGGCTGACCCGGCTTTTCGCGCCGAATACGAATACGAACTCAAGCACTTTGTCGGCCGGCCGTCGCCGATCTATCACGCCAAGCGCTGGTCCGACCTGCTGGGCGGCGCCCAGATCTATCTCAAGCGCGAAGATCTCAACCACACCGGCGCCCACAAGGTGAACAACTGCATCGGCCAGGCCATGCTCGCCAAGCGCATGGGCAAGCCGCGCGTCATCGCCGAAACCGGCGCTGGCCAGCACGGTGTCGCCACCGCAACCGTCGCCGCCCGCTACGGCATGGAATGCGTGGTGTACATGGGCAGCGAGGACGTGCGTCGCCAGGCGGCCAACGTCTATCGCATGAAGCTGCTCGGCGCCACCGTCGTGCCCGTCGAATCCGGCTCGAAGACGCTCAAGGACGCGCTCAATGAAGCGATGCGCGACTGGGTGACCAACATCCACAACACCTTCTACATCATCGGCACGGTCGCCGGCCCGCACCCCTATCCGATGCTGGTGCGCGACTTCCAGAAGATCATCGGCGAGGAATGCCTGACGCAGATGCCGGAAATGGCCGGGCGCCAGCCCGATGCGGTGATTGCCGCAGTCGGCGGCGGTTCGAACGCGATGGGCATTTTCTATCCCTACATCAACGAAGAAAACGTCCGCCTGATCGGCGTCGAAGCTGCCGGTGACGGCGTCGAGACCGGTCGTCACGCCGCCTCGCTGACCGCTGGCGTGCCCGGCGTGCTGCACGGCAACCGCACCTACCTGCTGCAGGACGAGGATGGCCAGATCATCGAGACGCATTCGATCTCGGCCGGTCTGGATTACCCCGGCGTCGGTCCGGAACACGCCTGGCTCAAGGATCTCGGTCGGGCTGAATATGTCCCGATCAACGATGCCGAAGCGCTCGCCGCCTTCCACAACCTGTGTCGTCTCGAAGGCATCATCCCGGCGCTCGAATCCAGTCACGCCCTGGCCTACGCCGCCAAATTGGCGCCGACGCTGCCCAAGGACAAGATTCTGCTGGTCAACCTCTCCGGCCGGGGTGACAAGGACATGCATACCGTGGCCGAAAAATCCGGGATCCAGTTCTGA
- a CDS encoding CvpA family protein — translation MTIFDYVVIGIVGLSLLFGLWRGVVGEILALVAWGVGLFAAMEFGAQVGQMAFTGIADPSMRMLAGCVLVFVGVLLAMALVRMAVRSMVKALGLSVSDRLLGMVFGLVRGMLVTMVLVGLGGMTAAPKQAWWKDATLAQPLEIAVMAVKPWLPDDLAKRIRFS, via the coding sequence ATGACGATTTTTGACTATGTCGTGATCGGCATCGTCGGCCTGTCGCTGCTGTTCGGTTTGTGGCGTGGCGTGGTTGGCGAGATTCTCGCCCTGGTTGCCTGGGGTGTCGGTCTGTTTGCCGCGATGGAATTTGGTGCTCAGGTCGGGCAGATGGCTTTTACCGGTATCGCTGACCCGTCAATGCGGATGCTGGCCGGTTGCGTGCTGGTCTTTGTCGGCGTGCTGCTGGCGATGGCGCTGGTCCGCATGGCGGTACGCAGCATGGTCAAGGCTTTGGGGCTGTCCGTCTCGGATCGCCTGTTGGGAATGGTATTTGGGCTGGTGCGCGGCATGCTGGTCACCATGGTGCTGGTCGGGCTGGGCGGGATGACGGCGGCGCCGAAGCAGGCCTGGTGGAAGGATGCAACGCTGGCGCAGCCTCTGGAAATAGCCGTGATGGCAGTCAAACCCTGGCTGCCGGACGATTTGGCAAAACGAATTCGATTTAGCTAG
- a CDS encoding O-succinylhomoserine sulfhydrylase, with protein sequence MSEIDQDRPNYRPETLAVRAGQERSQFGEHSEALYLTSSFVFKSAAQAAKRFSGEEEGNVYARFSNPTVTMFEERLAALEGAEDCVATASGMSAIMALCLAHLKQGDHIVASNSLFGATVQLFNNILSRTGITTTFVSHTDPAAWEAAIRPETKLFFLETPSNPLTEIADIRALTAIAHTKGILVAVDNCFCTPILQRPLEMGADLVLHSATKYLDGQGRVLGGAVCGAKKLTEEVFKYLRTAGPTLSAFNAWVLLKGLETLKIRVEAQAANALQLATWLEAHPKVARVFYPGLPSHPQHELAKTQQKSGGAIVSFEVKGGREQAWQVVDNCHLLSITANLGDTKTTITHPASTTHGRISPEARAAAGISDGLLRIAVGLEAVEDLQADLARGLG encoded by the coding sequence ATGAGCGAAATCGATCAGGATCGGCCGAACTATCGTCCGGAAACCCTGGCCGTACGCGCCGGCCAGGAGCGCAGCCAGTTTGGCGAGCACTCCGAGGCCCTGTACCTGACCTCGAGTTTCGTGTTCAAGAGCGCCGCACAGGCCGCCAAGCGTTTTTCCGGTGAAGAAGAGGGCAATGTTTACGCCCGTTTCTCCAACCCGACGGTGACCATGTTCGAGGAGCGCCTTGCCGCTCTCGAAGGGGCCGAGGATTGCGTCGCCACGGCGAGCGGCATGTCGGCGATCATGGCCTTGTGCCTGGCGCATCTCAAGCAGGGCGATCACATCGTCGCGTCGAACAGCCTGTTCGGTGCCACCGTGCAGTTGTTCAACAACATCCTGTCGCGCACCGGCATCACGACCACTTTCGTGTCGCACACCGACCCGGCGGCCTGGGAAGCGGCGATCCGCCCCGAGACCAAGCTTTTCTTCCTCGAGACGCCGTCCAATCCGCTGACCGAAATTGCCGATATTCGCGCGTTGACCGCTATTGCTCACACCAAGGGTATCCTGGTCGCTGTCGACAACTGTTTCTGCACGCCCATCCTGCAGCGTCCGCTCGAGATGGGCGCCGATCTGGTTCTCCATTCGGCGACCAAGTATCTCGACGGCCAGGGCCGTGTGCTCGGTGGTGCCGTCTGTGGTGCGAAGAAGCTGACCGAGGAAGTCTTCAAGTACCTGCGCACGGCCGGGCCGACCCTGTCGGCGTTCAACGCCTGGGTCCTGCTCAAGGGTCTGGAAACCTTGAAGATCCGTGTCGAAGCGCAAGCTGCCAATGCCCTGCAACTGGCGACCTGGCTCGAAGCACATCCCAAGGTGGCGCGCGTCTTCTATCCCGGTTTGCCGTCGCATCCGCAGCATGAACTGGCGAAAACCCAGCAGAAGAGCGGCGGCGCAATCGTTTCCTTCGAAGTGAAGGGCGGTCGCGAGCAGGCCTGGCAGGTGGTCGATAACTGCCATCTGCTGTCGATCACTGCCAATCTCGGTGATACCAAGACCACCATTACCCATCCCGCTTCCACCACGCACGGCCGGATTTCTCCCGAAGCCCGCGCTGCGGCCGGCATCAGTGATGGCCTGCTGCGCATTGCGGTGGGCCTGGAAGCCGTCGAAGACCTGCAAGCCGATCTGGCGCGCGGCCTCGGCTGA
- the accD gene encoding acetyl-CoA carboxylase, carboxyltransferase subunit beta has product MSWLDKLLPPKIKREQGVQRRGALPEGLWSKCPSCEAVLYATDLEKNLQVCPKCGHHNRINARDRLDLLLDPEGRFEIGAEVVPVDTLKFKDSKKYPDRLMEANEATGETDSLVVMQGAIKNMPVVGAAFEFDFMGGSMGSVLGERFVRGVNAAIEQKAAFICITASGGARMQEGLFSLMQMAKSTASLTKLSQAGLPFISILTDPTMGGVSASFAFVGDVVIAEPKALIGFAGPRVIEQTVREKLPEGFQRSEFILEKGAIDMIVDRREMRDQVARVLALLQKLPAAA; this is encoded by the coding sequence ATGAGTTGGCTAGACAAACTGCTGCCCCCGAAAATCAAGCGTGAACAGGGCGTCCAGCGCCGTGGCGCATTGCCGGAAGGTCTGTGGAGCAAGTGCCCGTCCTGCGAGGCGGTGCTGTACGCCACCGACCTGGAAAAAAATCTGCAGGTTTGCCCGAAATGCGGTCACCACAACCGGATCAACGCGCGCGATCGTCTCGATCTGCTGCTCGATCCGGAGGGGCGTTTCGAGATCGGTGCCGAGGTCGTACCGGTCGACACCCTGAAATTCAAGGATTCCAAAAAGTATCCGGATCGTCTGATGGAGGCCAACGAGGCAACCGGCGAGACTGATTCGCTGGTGGTCATGCAGGGCGCCATCAAGAACATGCCGGTGGTCGGCGCAGCCTTCGAGTTCGACTTCATGGGCGGCTCAATGGGTTCCGTGCTCGGCGAGCGCTTCGTGCGCGGCGTCAATGCCGCCATCGAGCAAAAGGCCGCATTCATCTGCATTACCGCTTCCGGCGGTGCGCGCATGCAGGAAGGCCTGTTCTCGCTGATGCAGATGGCCAAGTCGACCGCTTCGCTGACCAAGCTGTCGCAAGCCGGTCTGCCCTTCATCTCCATCCTGACCGATCCGACCATGGGCGGCGTTTCCGCTTCCTTTGCCTTCGTCGGCGATGTGGTAATTGCCGAACCAAAGGCGCTGATCGGTTTCGCCGGGCCGCGCGTCATCGAGCAGACGGTGCGCGAAAAACTGCCGGAAGGCTTCCAGCGTTCCGAGTTCATCCTCGAAAAGGGCGCCATCGACATGATTGTCGACCGCCGCGAAATGCGTGATCAGGTTGCCCGCGTCCTGGCGCTGTTGCAGAAGCTGCCTGCGGCAGCTTGA
- the trpA gene encoding tryptophan synthase subunit alpha → MSRIQQAFERLNGEGRKALIPFITAGDPDVALTLPLLHTLVEAGADVIELGVPFSDPMADGPTIQRASERALAKGMTLRKVLQLVVDFRQTDAKTPIVLMGYANPIEAMGLEKFALAASTAGVDGVLVVDYPPEEAASFGAAMKAHGMDPIFLLAPTSSVERIEQVAEIASGYVYYVSLAGVTGSGALNVEAVAERLPLIREKTGLPVGVGFGIRDAATAARIAGIADAVVVGSRIIEEIEKSTAETACANVKALVADIRRGVDEVKS, encoded by the coding sequence ATGTCGCGCATTCAACAAGCTTTTGAACGCCTCAATGGCGAAGGCCGCAAGGCACTGATTCCCTTCATCACGGCCGGCGATCCCGATGTCGCACTGACCCTGCCGCTGCTGCACACGCTGGTCGAAGCCGGCGCCGACGTCATTGAACTTGGCGTGCCTTTCTCCGACCCGATGGCCGACGGCCCGACCATCCAGCGTGCTTCCGAGCGCGCCCTGGCCAAGGGCATGACGCTGCGCAAGGTGCTGCAACTGGTCGTCGATTTTCGTCAGACCGATGCGAAAACGCCGATCGTACTGATGGGTTACGCCAATCCGATCGAGGCGATGGGCCTGGAAAAGTTCGCTCTGGCGGCGTCGACCGCTGGCGTTGACGGCGTGCTGGTCGTCGATTACCCGCCGGAAGAGGCGGCCAGTTTCGGTGCCGCGATGAAAGCCCATGGCATGGATCCGATCTTCCTGCTGGCGCCGACCTCCAGTGTCGAACGCATCGAACAGGTCGCTGAAATTGCCTCCGGCTATGTCTATTACGTGTCGCTGGCCGGCGTGACCGGTTCCGGCGCCCTGAATGTCGAGGCGGTGGCTGAACGTCTGCCGCTGATCCGCGAAAAGACCGGCTTGCCGGTCGGCGTCGGTTTCGGCATTCGTGACGCAGCGACGGCCGCCCGCATTGCCGGCATTGCCGACGCAGTCGTCGTCGGCAGCCGGATCATTGAAGAAATTGAAAAATCGACGGCAGAAACTGCCTGTGCCAACGTCAAGGCGTTGGTGGCAGACATTCGCCGTGGTGTAGACGAGGTGAAATCATGA